A region of Paenibacillus sp. JNUCC-31 DNA encodes the following proteins:
- a CDS encoding alpha-galactosidase, with protein MSIYIDQGKLQFHLQTQKASYVFQALPSGYLVHLYYGKRLRDTDLSWLHVRKERASFSPNPVPEDRTISFDTLPVELPVYGTSDFRNPAIQLELENGSTVSEFTYTGHRLVKGKTALTGLPATYVESDEEAETLVIELEDRVAGIKIELSYTAFTAFNAITRSMRIVNESATSVNVVRALSSSVDFPHADYELLQLSGAWTRERDIVRRPLASGLQGIESRRGSSSHQQNPFIALMTPGTDEDQGEVYGFSLVYSGSFTAQAEVDQFHTTRVSLGINPFEFSWKLEPQEAFQTPETVMVYSDAGLDGMSQSYHELYRERLARGQFRNAERPVLVNNWEATYFGFDADKIEQIARAGQKLGIELFVLDDGWFGHRDSDNSSLGDWIVDKNKLPQGLDDLANRVTGLDMQFGLWFEPEMISPDSELYRAHPDWCLHVPDRRRTEGRQQLVLDFSRQDVRDEIVRMLTDVLGSAPITYVKWDMNRNMTEVGSALLPADRQRETAHRYMLGLYEVMERITSSFPNILFESCSGGGGRFDPGMLYYMPQTWTSDNTDAISRLRIQYGTSLVYPVSSMGSHISAVPNHQVNRITSLEIRGHVAMSGNFGYELDLTRFTEEENAIVKAQVELYKEIRGTIQYGTFRRLLSPFEGNETAWMFIAPDGSEAVVFYFRVLSEPNAPLQRLKLKGLDPDADYRLKGGSETFTGDALMYGGISVGSASGDYLSELFRFERV; from the coding sequence ATGAGCATTTATATCGACCAGGGGAAACTTCAATTTCATCTACAGACTCAAAAGGCAAGCTATGTATTTCAGGCACTGCCTTCAGGATATTTGGTACATTTGTATTATGGCAAAAGACTGCGTGACACCGATCTGAGCTGGCTTCACGTGCGCAAAGAGCGTGCTTCGTTCAGTCCGAACCCGGTACCCGAAGACCGGACGATCTCGTTCGATACCTTGCCGGTGGAACTGCCGGTATACGGCACAAGTGATTTCCGTAATCCGGCCATCCAACTGGAGCTTGAGAATGGCTCGACAGTTTCGGAGTTTACGTATACAGGCCATCGATTGGTCAAAGGAAAGACAGCGCTTACTGGACTGCCAGCAACGTATGTTGAATCCGATGAAGAAGCAGAGACGCTGGTTATTGAGTTGGAAGACCGCGTTGCAGGCATCAAGATCGAGCTTTCCTATACAGCCTTTACGGCATTTAATGCGATTACACGCTCGATGCGTATCGTTAATGAGAGCGCTACCTCAGTGAATGTGGTGCGTGCGCTCAGTTCTTCTGTTGATTTCCCGCATGCAGATTATGAATTGTTGCAATTGTCAGGAGCTTGGACACGGGAACGGGATATCGTTCGCAGACCGCTTGCTTCAGGCCTGCAAGGGATTGAAAGCCGTCGTGGTTCAAGTAGTCACCAGCAGAATCCATTTATTGCGCTAATGACACCAGGCACGGATGAAGATCAGGGTGAAGTTTACGGATTCAGTCTGGTCTACAGCGGCAGTTTTACCGCACAGGCGGAAGTGGATCAATTCCACACCACCCGTGTGTCACTCGGGATCAACCCGTTCGAGTTCAGCTGGAAGCTGGAGCCGCAGGAAGCATTCCAGACACCTGAGACCGTTATGGTCTATTCGGATGCAGGACTGGATGGCATGTCTCAGTCCTATCATGAACTGTACCGGGAGCGTCTTGCACGTGGTCAGTTCCGCAATGCCGAACGTCCTGTTCTGGTTAACAACTGGGAAGCAACCTACTTTGGGTTCGATGCGGACAAGATCGAACAGATAGCTCGCGCTGGACAGAAACTGGGCATTGAGCTGTTTGTTTTGGATGATGGCTGGTTTGGACATCGAGATAGTGACAACTCCTCGTTGGGCGACTGGATTGTCGATAAGAACAAATTGCCACAGGGTCTGGATGATCTGGCGAACCGCGTAACAGGTCTGGACATGCAGTTCGGATTGTGGTTTGAGCCTGAGATGATCTCACCAGACAGTGAGCTGTACCGTGCGCACCCGGACTGGTGTCTGCATGTACCTGATCGTCGCCGGACGGAAGGTCGTCAACAGCTGGTGCTCGATTTCTCCCGTCAGGATGTACGCGATGAGATTGTACGCATGTTAACGGATGTTCTTGGATCTGCACCGATCACTTATGTGAAATGGGACATGAACCGGAATATGACGGAAGTGGGTTCGGCTTTACTTCCGGCAGACAGACAGCGCGAGACGGCGCACCGTTATATGCTCGGATTGTATGAAGTAATGGAACGCATCACTTCATCCTTCCCGAATATTCTGTTCGAGAGCTGTTCGGGTGGTGGTGGCCGCTTCGATCCGGGTATGCTGTATTACATGCCGCAGACGTGGACAAGCGACAATACGGATGCCATCTCCCGCTTGCGGATTCAATACGGTACGAGTCTTGTGTATCCGGTGAGTTCGATGGGTTCACATATTTCCGCGGTGCCGAATCATCAGGTGAACCGGATAACTTCCCTCGAGATTCGCGGCCATGTCGCGATGTCGGGCAACTTCGGATATGAGCTGGATTTGACCCGTTTTACAGAGGAAGAGAATGCTATCGTGAAGGCTCAGGTTGAGCTGTACAAGGAAATTAGGGGAACGATTCAATACGGAACGTTCCGTCGTTTGCTAAGTCCGTTTGAGGGGAATGAAACGGCCTGGATGTTTATTGCACCGGATGGCAGCGAAGCTGTTGTATTCTACTTCCGTGTGCTGTCCGAACCGAATGCACCGCTCCAGCGTCTGAAGCTGAAGGGTCTGGACCCTGATGCGGATTATCGTCTGAAAGGTGGCTCCGAGACATTTACCGGGGATGCGCTGATGTATGGCGGGATCTCGGTAGGAAGCGCATCAGGAGACTATCTGAGTGAATTGTTCCGGTTCGAGCGCGTCTAA
- a CDS encoding Tex family protein, producing the protein MSEQETVLEPNEETIKAERHERIIKQVAKELSLSLKQVRTTSELLDEGNTIPFIARYRKEMTGELDENQLRLIEERIVYLRNLEDRKVEVIRIIEEQGKLTGELKQSITQAVKLQEVEDLYRPFRQKRKTRASVAKEKGLEPLAVWIWGQPKQGNVLEEAARYIDAELGVEDAEAALQGAQDILAENIADDAAIRAWIRRYTLDHGMLTSEAKDAEQESVYENYYDYRELAKKMPPHRILAINRGERENILKVGLEVQPEPAHRHMEGQIIKGASAVQDILRAVIEDAYKRLIAPSIEREVRAELTEKGENQAISVFSANLRNLLLQPPIHGKRVLGVDPAYRTGCKLAVVDDTGKLLEVAVTYPTPPHNKKREAAEVFHRMIKQYDIGLIVIGNGTGSRETEQFVAEIIQENGDENLVYLIVNEAGASVYSASKLAQEEFPDLDVAERSAASIARRVQDPLAELVKIDPKAIGVGQYQHDVSQKILEESLKAVVESAVNHVGVDVNTASPSLLSYVAGVNATIAKNIVKYREENGRFTNRRQLQKVPRLGAKTYEQCVGFMRIGEGENPLDRTPIHPESYKVVDQLFKELQVALDKLGSKELSVLLSEQQPEQLAVKLDVGVPTLRDILDSLQRPGRDPREEMPLPIFRTDVLKIEDLVEGMELQGTVRNVIDFGAFVDIGIKSDGLVHISQLSNGYVKHPMDVVSVGDNVTVWVMNVDTKKGRVGLTMKKPASSQQSS; encoded by the coding sequence TTGTCTGAACAGGAAACGGTTCTGGAACCCAATGAAGAAACAATAAAGGCGGAACGCCATGAACGAATCATCAAACAGGTAGCCAAGGAACTGTCACTGTCCTTGAAGCAGGTCCGCACCACGTCGGAGCTTCTGGACGAAGGCAATACGATTCCATTTATCGCCCGCTACCGTAAGGAAATGACTGGAGAGCTGGATGAGAACCAGCTGCGGCTCATTGAAGAACGCATCGTTTACTTGCGCAATCTGGAAGACCGCAAAGTGGAAGTCATCCGTATTATAGAGGAACAAGGCAAGCTGACCGGAGAATTGAAACAGTCTATTACTCAGGCAGTCAAGCTGCAGGAAGTAGAGGACTTGTACCGTCCGTTTCGTCAGAAGCGGAAAACCCGTGCCAGTGTAGCGAAGGAAAAAGGTCTTGAACCACTCGCTGTATGGATCTGGGGTCAACCGAAACAAGGCAATGTCCTGGAGGAAGCTGCTCGTTATATCGATGCTGAACTTGGGGTAGAGGATGCTGAGGCTGCACTTCAAGGAGCCCAGGACATTCTGGCTGAGAATATTGCAGATGATGCTGCTATTCGTGCCTGGATTCGCCGTTACACATTGGATCATGGCATGCTGACTTCGGAAGCGAAGGATGCCGAACAGGAGTCTGTATACGAGAACTATTATGATTATCGTGAATTAGCCAAAAAAATGCCTCCTCACCGTATTCTCGCAATTAACCGCGGTGAACGTGAAAATATTTTGAAAGTGGGTCTGGAAGTGCAGCCTGAACCGGCTCATCGTCATATGGAAGGACAAATCATCAAGGGTGCATCTGCAGTGCAGGACATTTTGCGTGCTGTGATTGAAGATGCTTACAAACGATTGATTGCCCCTTCGATTGAGCGTGAGGTTCGTGCAGAATTGACGGAAAAAGGCGAAAACCAAGCGATATCCGTATTCTCGGCCAATCTTCGCAACCTGTTGCTTCAGCCGCCGATTCATGGCAAACGTGTGCTTGGTGTCGATCCTGCCTATCGTACCGGCTGTAAACTGGCCGTGGTCGACGATACGGGCAAGCTGCTGGAAGTGGCTGTTACGTACCCAACGCCACCACATAACAAGAAGCGTGAAGCTGCCGAGGTTTTCCATCGGATGATCAAGCAGTATGATATCGGATTGATTGTTATTGGTAATGGTACCGGATCACGTGAAACAGAACAGTTTGTTGCCGAGATTATTCAGGAGAACGGGGACGAAAATCTCGTGTATCTGATTGTCAATGAAGCTGGGGCGAGTGTGTATTCTGCATCCAAGCTGGCCCAGGAAGAATTCCCGGATCTGGACGTTGCGGAGCGAAGCGCTGCTTCGATTGCCCGCCGGGTGCAGGATCCGCTGGCTGAGCTGGTTAAAATCGATCCCAAAGCCATTGGGGTAGGCCAATACCAACATGACGTATCCCAGAAAATATTGGAAGAAAGCTTGAAGGCTGTTGTGGAATCCGCAGTTAACCATGTGGGCGTGGATGTGAACACGGCTTCACCTTCACTGCTGTCCTATGTTGCGGGTGTAAATGCCACCATCGCCAAGAATATTGTAAAATATCGTGAAGAGAACGGCCGGTTCACGAATCGTCGCCAGCTGCAAAAGGTACCGCGTCTCGGTGCCAAAACCTATGAGCAATGTGTAGGCTTCATGCGAATTGGTGAAGGCGAGAACCCGCTGGATCGCACACCGATTCACCCTGAATCGTATAAGGTCGTTGACCAGCTCTTTAAGGAGCTTCAGGTTGCGCTGGACAAGCTGGGCAGCAAGGAACTGTCTGTGCTCCTGTCTGAGCAACAACCGGAACAGCTGGCTGTGAAGCTGGATGTGGGTGTACCTACACTGCGTGACATTCTGGACAGCTTGCAGCGTCCGGGTCGTGACCCGCGTGAGGAAATGCCGCTACCGATCTTCCGAACGGATGTGCTCAAAATTGAAGATTTGGTGGAAGGCATGGAACTGCAAGGTACGGTTCGTAACGTGATTGACTTTGGTGCCTTTGTTGACATCGGCATCAAGAGTGACGGACTTGTCCACATCTCACAGCTGAGTAACGGTTACGTCAAACATCCGATGGATGTTGTATCCGTTGGGGATAATGTAACGGTATGGGTGATGAATGTGGATACCAAAAAAGGCCGTGTCGGCCTCACGATGAAGAAGCCTGCTTCTTCTCAGCAGTCTTCCTGA
- the cmpA gene encoding cortex morphogenetic protein CmpA, with protein MPQWLCNQLMRAFHKKDSRQIKLLNECWFFYRNKPTSGTPRSADSEL; from the coding sequence TTGCCTCAATGGCTTTGCAATCAACTGATGCGTGCATTTCACAAAAAGGACAGCAGACAGATCAAGCTGCTAAACGAATGCTGGTTTTTTTATCGTAACAAACCGACAAGTGGCACCCCGCGCAGCGCGGACAGCGAACTATAA
- a CDS encoding hydrolase/acyltransferase produces the protein MPTMRYVILQQEQQLQFVEMPADYAYQLSALNLRLHKEIDKLTAADVPALPWAIAECDNLDLLDEQLSIIGGLDYINALEESFAALRETHYPLISLLTEIRALQAQLEQWYEEEMESL, from the coding sequence ATGCCTACAATGCGCTACGTCATCCTGCAGCAGGAACAGCAATTGCAGTTTGTGGAAATGCCTGCCGATTACGCTTACCAACTCAGTGCGCTTAACCTGCGCCTGCACAAAGAGATTGATAAACTCACCGCAGCAGATGTGCCTGCATTGCCTTGGGCCATTGCTGAATGTGACAATCTTGATCTCCTGGACGAGCAACTCTCCATCATTGGCGGTCTGGATTATATCAATGCCCTTGAAGAAAGTTTCGCAGCACTGCGCGAGACACACTATCCATTAATTTCCTTGCTCACTGAGATTCGGGCGCTTCAGGCCCAATTGGAGCAATGGTATGAAGAAGAGATGGAATCGCTCTAA
- a CDS encoding SprT family protein translates to MENEELQQWIEQVSLDHFGVPFTHEALFNRRLTTTGGRYMLKSHRIEINPHQLEAYGREEVEKIIKHELCHYHLHIRGRGYQHRDPEFKALLQKVGGSRFCQSLPDGKGRKPLPYRYKLVCKSCGTEYLRKRKVDPKKYRCGRCAGKLLLQEI, encoded by the coding sequence ATGGAAAATGAGGAATTGCAACAATGGATTGAGCAGGTGTCACTGGACCATTTCGGGGTTCCGTTCACTCACGAGGCACTGTTTAACCGCCGTCTGACCACTACAGGTGGGCGTTATATGCTCAAGAGTCACCGCATCGAAATTAATCCTCATCAGCTCGAAGCCTATGGGCGGGAAGAGGTTGAGAAGATCATCAAGCATGAGCTGTGCCACTACCATCTGCACATTCGTGGACGCGGCTACCAACACCGTGACCCTGAATTCAAGGCTCTGTTGCAGAAGGTGGGCGGTTCGAGGTTCTGTCAGTCCCTTCCGGATGGAAAGGGAAGAAAGCCATTACCCTATCGTTATAAACTGGTGTGCAAGAGCTGTGGCACGGAATATTTGCGTAAACGAAAAGTAGACCCGAAGAAGTACCGCTGTGGTCGATGTGCGGGCAAGTTGTTATTGCAAGAAATATAG
- a CDS encoding response regulator transcription factor, protein MAEYRVLVVDDDPDIRNAIEIYLRIEGISVSKAADGQEAIRKVREEEVHLIVMDVMMPNLDGIQATLKIRENCNVPIIILSAKTEDHDKILGLNIGADDYIAKPFNPLELVARVKSQLRRFTGLGTQQIDRGDEQEIEVRGLVLNNRRKKVTLEGEEIRLTPTEFHILKLLMENTGRVFAIDEIYERVWKEPAFQPENTVAVHIRRIREKIEFNPREPKYVKVVWGIGYKMEG, encoded by the coding sequence TTGGCAGAGTATAGGGTGCTTGTAGTGGATGACGATCCCGATATCCGCAACGCGATTGAAATTTATTTACGCATTGAAGGGATCTCGGTGAGTAAGGCAGCAGATGGGCAGGAAGCGATAAGAAAAGTCAGGGAAGAAGAAGTTCACCTCATTGTAATGGATGTAATGATGCCTAATCTGGACGGTATACAGGCAACTCTCAAAATACGCGAGAACTGCAATGTACCGATTATTATTTTGTCTGCCAAAACCGAGGACCACGACAAAATTCTTGGTCTGAATATTGGAGCTGATGATTACATAGCCAAACCCTTCAATCCATTGGAACTGGTGGCCAGAGTGAAATCCCAACTGCGCCGATTTACAGGACTTGGAACACAGCAAATCGACAGGGGCGATGAACAAGAAATTGAGGTCAGGGGACTGGTGCTTAACAATAGGAGGAAGAAAGTAACGCTGGAGGGTGAAGAGATTCGATTAACTCCAACGGAGTTTCATATTTTGAAATTGTTGATGGAGAATACGGGGCGTGTTTTTGCCATTGATGAAATCTATGAACGTGTTTGGAAAGAGCCGGCCTTTCAGCCAGAAAACACGGTGGCTGTACATATTCGCCGGATCAGGGAGAAGATCGAGTTTAATCCAAGAGAACCGAAATATGTAAAGGTGGTGTGGGGCATTGGCTACAAGATGGAAGGTTAA
- a CDS encoding sensor histidine kinase: MATRWKVNVIPYMIRLVMISCGTLMFFYVISRSFQNIDFVFWGWGVQSDPSLIICLFLIAVLYVYRNRFPLPSESNYVKMKNWLSVRLAMDVQILLYFVIGLPLFYGTVLVMQGNGVRISQHEWINDIVMFISAFLLSSVLLCFAGEYGRAGIRMIADRAALRQTVNELWLSTTIHMMRDELKHATPPENRILKTLIVWSVSQFVLLIIAFVVEEFRFPILLLIVACSVIILGQIVRIIHGLQGLTQAASAMALGRMDVQLPQQTYGMLDQLTIHMNGMKQGIQRTVEKRVKSERMKSELITNVSHDLKTPLTSLVSYVDLLKRNEGTAEEKAEYIEVLQRKTKRLSVLVEDLFEAAKMASGDVELHLEQVDVAALLHQALAEYSESIVQSGLIFRVSDRNGPMYAQLDGKRTWRVFENLLGNVTKYGMKNSRVFIELSEDDSYVILCIKNVSTYEMQFAADEIFERFKRGDHSRSAEGSGLGLSIAKSIVELHGGRMNIKIDGDLFKVTVHFPKCTRQKQ, translated from the coding sequence TTGGCTACAAGATGGAAGGTTAATGTGATCCCCTATATGATTCGATTGGTTATGATCAGCTGCGGCACTCTCATGTTTTTTTATGTCATCTCACGAAGTTTCCAGAATATTGACTTTGTTTTTTGGGGCTGGGGTGTTCAGAGTGATCCGTCTTTAATCATATGTTTGTTCCTGATCGCTGTTTTATATGTGTATAGAAACCGATTTCCACTGCCTTCGGAGAGTAATTATGTGAAAATGAAGAATTGGTTGTCGGTCAGATTGGCTATGGATGTACAAATATTGCTTTATTTTGTCATCGGTCTACCGTTGTTCTATGGAACGGTTCTTGTCATGCAGGGGAATGGCGTGCGGATTAGCCAACATGAGTGGATCAACGATATTGTCATGTTTATATCTGCATTTCTTTTGTCATCCGTGCTGCTCTGTTTTGCTGGGGAGTATGGTAGGGCGGGGATTCGGATGATCGCGGATCGAGCGGCGCTTCGTCAGACCGTCAATGAATTATGGTTAAGCACGACGATCCATATGATGCGGGATGAACTGAAACATGCGACCCCACCTGAAAATAGGATCCTCAAAACACTCATCGTTTGGTCTGTATCTCAATTCGTATTGTTGATCATTGCGTTCGTGGTAGAGGAATTTAGATTTCCAATTTTGCTGCTGATCGTGGCGTGCAGTGTGATTATTCTGGGTCAGATCGTGCGAATCATTCATGGTTTGCAAGGCTTAACACAAGCAGCTTCGGCCATGGCTTTGGGACGTATGGACGTTCAGCTTCCCCAGCAGACATACGGTATGCTGGACCAGCTGACGATACATATGAACGGCATGAAACAAGGAATTCAGCGTACCGTCGAAAAAAGAGTGAAAAGTGAGCGAATGAAGTCGGAGCTGATTACCAATGTTTCACATGATTTAAAAACACCGCTGACCTCGCTGGTGAGTTATGTGGATTTGTTAAAACGTAATGAAGGTACTGCCGAGGAAAAGGCAGAATATATTGAGGTGCTGCAACGCAAGACGAAGCGGCTGAGTGTACTTGTTGAAGATTTATTTGAGGCGGCCAAGATGGCCAGTGGAGATGTGGAGCTTCATCTGGAGCAGGTTGATGTTGCAGCCTTATTACATCAAGCCTTGGCGGAATATAGTGAGTCTATCGTACAGTCTGGTTTGATTTTCAGAGTAAGTGACAGGAATGGTCCGATGTACGCTCAGTTGGATGGAAAACGTACATGGCGTGTATTCGAGAATTTGCTTGGCAATGTCACTAAATATGGAATGAAGAATTCAAGGGTGTTCATTGAATTATCAGAAGATGATTCGTATGTGATATTGTGTATCAAAAACGTTTCTACCTATGAAATGCAGTTTGCGGCAGATGAAATTTTTGAACGTTTCAAGCGGGGCGACCATTCCCGGAGCGCGGAAGGGTCAGGACTGGGTTTATCCATTGCGAAAAGCATTGTTGAGCTGCATGGAGGGAGAATGAACATCAAGATTGATGGCGATCTGTTTAAAGTGACGGTCCATTTTCCAAAATGCACTCGGCAGAAGCAATAA
- a CDS encoding ArsR/SmtB family transcription factor, with protein MNAYPNITVIASLIADPSRAVFLEALLDGRALPAGELAYMAGVTPQTASNHLAKLVEGGLLVVERQGRHRYYRLAGKEIAFLIETMGSIAPPVQVRSLKQSNQLQHLSFARTCYGHLAGKLGIALCEALLREGYLEESEDEQSKDYQITAKGVQWFNSFGITLEGKTGSRRTLARKCLDWSERRHHISGLLGDELGRRLSELDWTHQKPGSRAVEVTEAGKKGLYEVLGISL; from the coding sequence ATGAATGCATATCCGAATATAACTGTTATTGCGTCATTAATCGCTGATCCGAGTCGTGCTGTTTTTCTCGAAGCCTTACTAGATGGAAGAGCGCTGCCCGCCGGTGAACTTGCCTATATGGCTGGTGTCACACCCCAAACAGCGAGTAACCATCTTGCCAAGCTGGTCGAAGGCGGGTTGCTTGTGGTTGAACGTCAAGGCAGGCATCGGTACTACCGTCTGGCGGGCAAGGAAATCGCTTTTTTGATTGAAACGATGGGCAGTATTGCCCCACCTGTACAGGTTAGGTCTCTCAAACAATCCAATCAACTTCAACATCTGAGCTTTGCTCGAACCTGTTACGGGCATCTGGCCGGAAAATTGGGGATAGCGTTGTGCGAAGCTTTATTACGAGAAGGTTATCTCGAAGAATCAGAGGATGAACAGTCCAAGGATTACCAAATTACAGCGAAAGGAGTTCAATGGTTTAATTCATTTGGCATTACACTTGAAGGGAAAACTGGATCACGCCGTACTCTAGCTCGCAAATGCCTCGACTGGAGTGAACGTCGCCACCATATCTCCGGTTTACTGGGAGACGAACTGGGGCGCCGCTTGTCCGAGCTGGATTGGACCCACCAGAAGCCAGGCAGTCGGGCGGTTGAAGTCACGGAAGCAGGCAAGAAGGGTTTATATGAAGTGCTGGGCATTTCATTATAA
- a CDS encoding flavin reductase family protein gives MNQHETINPSILYYGTPVLLLSTLNEDGSTNLSPLSSSWALGDCLVLGLGVQGKAYENLSRHPECVINLPDASMWRQVESLGRYTGTYPVPEEKRQMGYKFCSEKFEAAGLTAQSSALVQPEKIAECPLQIEASVQHIRTPEHTPFMAVVEVKALKVHAHKTLISGLNKIDPAKWHPLIYNFRHYYGLGERQGENFRAE, from the coding sequence ATGAATCAACATGAAACGATTAATCCAAGTATTTTATATTATGGCACCCCCGTATTGTTACTGAGCACATTAAATGAAGACGGATCGACCAACTTGTCCCCATTGTCCTCGTCGTGGGCGCTGGGAGATTGTCTTGTGCTTGGGTTGGGTGTTCAGGGCAAGGCTTATGAGAATCTGAGCCGACACCCCGAATGTGTTATTAATTTGCCGGACGCTTCCATGTGGAGGCAGGTGGAATCCTTGGGACGTTATACGGGTACATATCCGGTTCCCGAGGAGAAAAGACAAATGGGCTATAAATTTTGTTCCGAAAAATTTGAAGCCGCTGGGTTGACCGCTCAAAGTTCGGCTCTGGTTCAACCTGAGAAAATAGCGGAGTGTCCGCTTCAGATCGAGGCTTCCGTGCAGCACATCCGCACACCGGAGCATACGCCTTTTATGGCCGTTGTTGAGGTGAAAGCACTGAAGGTACATGCACATAAGACGCTTATATCTGGATTGAACAAAATTGATCCGGCGAAGTGGCACCCGCTAATCTATAATTTTCGGCATTATTATGGATTGGGGGAAAGACAAGGGGAGAACTTCCGCGCTGAATAG
- a CDS encoding MgtC/SapB family protein, translated as MEYLMRVLIAGICGVLIGYERKNRMKEAGIRTHFVVAVGAALMMIVSKYGFQDQAGWVNLSLDPSRIAAQVVSGVGFIGAGMIFTQRHTVRGLTTAAGIWATAGMGLAVGSGLYWTGAGVTLLIVLAQMLLHRPTRWLVSARTETLTIRLLQEGDTLKTVLALLGQEKISVIGFKTEQQISTDSKEETVLEFTLQLPGSYRGEQLIILLQDISHVRSVEMR; from the coding sequence ATGGAATACTTGATGCGTGTACTCATAGCTGGCATATGCGGCGTTTTGATTGGATATGAGCGCAAGAACCGGATGAAGGAAGCGGGAATACGTACTCATTTTGTTGTCGCTGTGGGTGCTGCATTGATGATGATTGTATCCAAGTATGGCTTTCAGGATCAGGCAGGCTGGGTTAATCTGTCGCTTGATCCCTCCAGGATTGCGGCACAGGTGGTCAGTGGGGTCGGCTTCATTGGAGCCGGGATGATCTTTACACAGCGCCATACGGTCCGGGGATTGACGACAGCTGCCGGAATCTGGGCGACTGCCGGGATGGGACTGGCCGTTGGTTCCGGATTGTATTGGACAGGGGCCGGGGTGACGCTGCTTATTGTATTGGCCCAGATGCTGCTGCATCGGCCGACACGCTGGTTGGTATCCGCGAGAACAGAGACGTTGACGATTCGTTTGCTGCAGGAGGGAGATACACTGAAAACCGTTTTGGCTTTGCTGGGACAGGAAAAAATATCGGTGATCGGATTCAAAACAGAACAGCAAATAAGCACAGACTCCAAAGAGGAGACTGTGCTTGAATTCACGTTGCAGCTGCCGGGTTCATACCGGGGTGAGCAATTGATTATTTTATTGCAGGATATTTCTCATGTTCGTTCCGTTGAGATGAGGTGA
- a CDS encoding HAD family hydrolase codes for MKLFATDLDGTLLNRDSRISPENAAAIHKAQQEGLKVTIATGRVYSDVLTISSEGGIHTPVIGSNGATIHDANGERLFHLPLERETAASVMQWLEDHHCYYEASTQQGIYAPISSHEAMLAEMDRILGSSPGEDIERLIRAVKKHYDKKDYHRVNSHQEIPSEAYIYNIMAFSLDPEQLQQGRQYFASRSDVAMVVSSEHNFEMQHPDVSKGNALTKLAAHLNISMEDTAAIGDNFNDVSMLKMAGLGIAMGNAEPEIKALAKAVSLTNVEHGVAHAIHCVLEGKPVSQPESVVEGGQ; via the coding sequence AAAATGCAGCCGCAATCCATAAGGCACAACAAGAAGGATTGAAGGTCACGATCGCTACAGGACGGGTCTATTCCGACGTATTAACGATAAGCAGCGAAGGCGGAATTCACACGCCAGTCATCGGCTCCAACGGAGCTACCATCCATGATGCCAACGGTGAACGCCTGTTCCATCTTCCGCTTGAGCGAGAAACGGCCGCATCGGTGATGCAATGGCTGGAAGATCATCATTGTTACTACGAAGCCTCAACACAACAAGGTATATACGCCCCCATTAGCAGCCATGAGGCGATGCTCGCTGAGATGGACCGCATTCTGGGTTCAAGTCCCGGGGAGGACATTGAACGCCTCATTCGCGCCGTTAAGAAGCACTATGACAAGAAAGATTACCACCGCGTAAACTCCCATCAGGAGATTCCTTCTGAAGCTTACATTTACAATATTATGGCCTTTTCATTGGACCCGGAACAATTGCAGCAAGGACGCCAATACTTTGCCTCCCGCTCCGATGTAGCCATGGTGGTATCCTCTGAACACAACTTCGAAATGCAGCATCCTGATGTATCCAAAGGTAACGCCTTAACCAAACTGGCTGCGCATTTGAACATCTCCATGGAAGATACAGCTGCCATCGGTGATAATTTCAATGATGTATCCATGCTGAAAATGGCAGGGCTCGGTATTGCCATGGGCAATGCAGAACCGGAAATTAAGGCGCTTGCCAAGGCGGTGTCATTGACTAATGTGGAACATGGTGTCGCCCATGCCATTCATTGTGTTCTTGAAGGAAAGCCTGTTTCCCAGCCGGAGTCCGTTGTTGAAGGCGGTCAGTAA